The Salvia miltiorrhiza cultivar Shanhuang (shh) chromosome 1, IMPLAD_Smil_shh, whole genome shotgun sequence genome has a window encoding:
- the LOC131005240 gene encoding pyruvate kinase isozyme A, chloroplastic-like: MAVVGDLAAKFGGMIKKEGAVDFKKGVFGVPIKWNGVCALNYRKLRAGESRIGRVEAVMQVGVESAGVSQDSKSLGGALGFDVVTEVELREKGFLGLRKTKLVCTIGPACCSSDELEKLAMGGMNVARLNMCHNTREWHQDLIRKIKKLNEEKGFCVSLMIDTEGSQIQVVDHGAPSSVKAEDGSIWFFTNEKFEGSRPFTIQANYEGFAEGIQVGDEIVFDGGMATFEVVEKVGNDLRCKCTDPGLLLPRAKLSFWRDGKLVEKSYQLPTLSPKDWSDIDFGISEGVDFIAMSFVNDADAVTHLKNYIATKSSKSIEVLAKIESMEALHKLHEIVAASDGIMIARGDLGVEIPLEQIPTVQEEITYICRQLNKPVVVASQLLESMVEYPTPTRAEVADVSEAVRQYADALMLSGESAIGPFGQKALSVLRMTSSRMELWSREENRQDVLLQHNLGASLPDQIAEQICNSAAAMANNLGIDAIFVYTRHGRMASVISRNRPNPPIFAFTNDSSTRMALNLHWGVTPLLVDLSDDMEANITTSVNLLKTKGLIKNGDTVLVVSDIIPTSTTQTVFQSIQVKTIV, from the exons ATGGCTGTTGTGGGAGATTTAGCAGCCAAGTTTGGTGGGATGATCAAGAAAGAGGGGGCTGTTGATTTCAAGAAGGGTGTATTTGGTGTCCCAATTAAGTGGAATGGAGTTTGTGCACTTAATTATAGGAAGTTGAGAGCTGGTGAGTCTAGAATTGGTAGAGTAGAGGCAGTGATGCAAGTGGGAGTGGAGAGTGCAGGGGTTAGTCAGGATTCGAAGAGTTTGGGAGGGGCTTTGGGGTTTGATGTGGTTACAGAAGTGGAATTGAGGGAGAAGGGGTTCTTGGGGTTGAGGAAGACGAAGCTCGTGTGCACGATAGGGCCCGCGTGTTGCTCTTCGGATGAACTGGAGAAGCTGGCAATGGGAGGGATGAATGTGGCTAGGCTCAACATGTGTCACAACACTAGAGAGTGGCATCAGGATTTGATTAGGAAGATTAAGAAGTTGAATGAAGAAAAGGGGTTTTGTGTGTCTTTGATGATTGATACAGAAGGTAGTCAGATTCAAGTGGTTGATCATGGCGCTCCTTCCTCTGTTAAAGCAGAG GATGGCTCAATTTGGTTCTTTACCAATGAAAAATTTGAGGGTTCGCGTCCATTTACGATTCAAGCAAATTATGAAGGTTTTGCTGAAG GTATACAAGTGGGCGATGAAATTGTATTTGATGGAGGAATGGCAACCTTCGAAGTGGTGGAAAAGGTTGGGAATGATCTGCGTTGTAAGTGCACGGACCCTGGCTTGCTCTTGCCACGAGCTAAACTAAGTTTTTGGAGAGATGGAAAGCTTGTTGAGAAAAGTTATCAGCTTCCTACTCTGTCACCTAAG GATTGGTCCGACATAGATTTTGGGATTTCTGAAGGTGTTGATTTTATTGCTATGTCATTTGTGAATGATGCTGATGCTGTCACACATCTGAAGAACTACATTGCCACCAAATCCTCCAA ATCAATAGAAGTATTGGCAAAGATAGAGAGTATGGAGGCTCTTCATAAATTGCACGAAATTGTTGCAGCTTCTGATGGAATCATGATAGCAAGGGGAGACCTTGGTGTCGAAATACCACTAGAACAAATTCCAACGGTACAGGAGGAAATCACTTACATATGCAGGCAGCTTAACAAGCCAGTGGTGGTAGCTTCTCAGCTTTTGGAGTCGATGGTCGAATATCCTACCCCAACAAGAGCTGAG GTTGCTGATGTCTCAGAAGCGGTTCGGCAATATGCTGATGCATTGATGCTCTCTGGAGAGTCGGCTATTGGACCATTCGGGCAGAAAGCTCTGTCTGTGCTGCGGATGACCAGTAGTCGGATGGAACTGTGGAGTCGTGAAGAGAACAGGCAAGACGTCCTGTTACAGCATAACCTCGGAGCATCTTTGCCAGACCAAATTGCTGAGCAAATCTGCAATTCTGCTGCAGCAATGG CAAACAACTTGGGGATAGATGCTATTTTCGTGTACACAAGGCACGGTCGCATGGCATCAGTGATCTCACGCAACCGTCCAAATCCTCCCATATTCGCGTTCACAAACGACAGCAGCACGAGGATGGCCCTCAATCTACACTGGGGAGTCACTCCACTTCTGGTGGATCTTTCAGATGATATGGAAGCTAACATCACCACATCTGTCAATCTTTTGAAGACCAAAGGGTTGATCAAGAATGGAGATACGGTGCTCGTCGTCTCCGACATCATTCCCACCTCCACAACGCAAACTGTGTTTCAGTCCATTCAGGTCAAAACTATTGTCTAA